A section of the Bacteroidota bacterium genome encodes:
- a CDS encoding choice-of-anchor D domain-containing protein codes for MSVIGRVLSISSLRQARMGSFLVLIALASIGSYAVLDTNARQGGITGQTQKTTNAGCSCHCSSANSATSVGLTTATTIFYPGTSATFTVTVSNSSEAGGGIDIAAYSGSLTAGSGLYLSSGELTHSSPQTFDASHTATWQFTYTAPSTAGWDTIYATGNAVNLNGQNGNGDCSDKWNWASKYIIQVLPQPRRLALGRPSIAFGQLRVGRRKADSLLVTSTGTFSITINSEAMKTGSQLGYVAPGSNGRTLNAGASEVDSVIFAPTSRGTFSDSLIFTTNSDTIPDQRKGIAVSGQGIQAVFSSSSSTLAFGNLRMNQTGLLPLPFSNTGDDTLFLQTPTISGSGFTISQQPHVLTLPPGIWDTVIVQFAPTSRVGYTGTLSFAALNGVTTPSIALSGNGVAPQVQSTTPALLGSVRVGQPLQGTITIKNTGNDVLHITSPALTQSGTKFTLGTYDATIAAGATGSFHLTYTPTAEKTDTAALQFTSDDPSSASVSITVLASGTLPHMLLGEIDTVVIGQVKVGGLVTRDIAIYNTGGADLTLNAVTVSPTPPFTVSSQNYVTAGGTVYATISFSPASVGIFDGVFTVSGDDPKYPTESLFIRGSGINSALSITPATVSFGSVAVSKTAFDTILLSNSGTASVNILGYKLSSYAAFGIIDSSVHQIAPGATAKLVLSFTPAGPIAYNGTLTLTTDEATPTRVVNVSGIGVKGALSVLPSSIDFGPIDTGMSSTMTVSVHNTGTAAIQISGISINPTGSAFSYTTKTTLPTSLAAGDSLDADVTFAPRSGGEQIGALSITLADNTTSSVALHGSGVVKASSNSVRAEDAILTGLAIAPNPSHGSSTCTLTLARPDQVHLAVIDPLGREVMVQDLGMLSEGSHQIELTTPGLAAGVYFVRVECAGAPSMQSQFILER; via the coding sequence ATGTCTGTCATCGGCAGGGTATTATCTATTTCTTCGTTGCGTCAGGCCCGGATGGGGTCATTTCTGGTCCTTATTGCTCTTGCGAGCATAGGTAGCTATGCCGTCCTTGATACAAATGCCCGCCAGGGCGGAATCACTGGCCAGACCCAAAAGACCACAAATGCGGGATGCTCTTGTCATTGCTCATCCGCCAATTCTGCGACTTCGGTTGGTCTGACGACAGCAACGACAATCTTTTATCCCGGCACATCGGCGACGTTTACGGTCACCGTGTCGAACTCCTCAGAAGCCGGTGGCGGAATTGATATCGCCGCTTATAGTGGCTCGCTGACCGCCGGAAGCGGGCTGTATCTCTCCTCTGGTGAACTGACTCATTCCTCTCCACAGACCTTTGATGCCAGCCACACCGCGACCTGGCAATTCACCTACACGGCACCGAGCACGGCAGGTTGGGACACGATTTATGCAACAGGGAATGCGGTAAACCTGAATGGACAGAATGGCAACGGCGACTGCAGCGACAAATGGAATTGGGCTAGTAAGTACATCATCCAGGTGCTTCCGCAGCCACGCCGACTTGCACTCGGACGTCCCTCTATCGCATTCGGCCAACTTCGGGTTGGTCGCCGAAAAGCCGATAGTCTTCTTGTGACATCAACCGGGACATTCTCGATCACCATCAACTCCGAGGCAATGAAGACGGGTTCGCAGTTAGGCTATGTCGCACCCGGCTCGAACGGCCGCACGCTAAATGCCGGAGCCTCCGAAGTCGATAGTGTTATCTTCGCACCCACCAGCCGTGGGACGTTCTCAGACTCGCTTATCTTCACGACGAATTCAGATACCATCCCTGACCAGCGTAAAGGGATCGCTGTAAGCGGCCAGGGCATCCAAGCTGTATTTTCCAGTTCGTCATCAACGCTGGCATTTGGCAACTTGCGAATGAATCAGACAGGCTTGCTCCCTCTTCCCTTCTCCAACACGGGAGATGATACTCTGTTTTTGCAGACTCCGACAATCTCTGGAAGCGGTTTTACAATTTCGCAGCAACCCCATGTGCTGACGCTTCCCCCTGGCATTTGGGACACCGTGATCGTTCAGTTTGCACCGACGAGCCGAGTAGGGTATACCGGAACACTAAGCTTTGCTGCCTTGAATGGGGTGACTACGCCCAGCATCGCATTAAGTGGTAATGGCGTGGCTCCGCAAGTACAATCGACGACTCCTGCGCTGCTTGGATCAGTCCGAGTTGGACAGCCACTCCAGGGCACCATAACAATCAAGAACACTGGCAACGATGTCCTGCACATCACGAGTCCCGCATTAACGCAGAGTGGTACGAAGTTCACACTGGGGACCTACGATGCAACAATTGCCGCCGGCGCAACCGGATCCTTTCATCTGACGTACACCCCAACTGCTGAAAAGACGGATACCGCAGCGCTGCAGTTTACCAGCGATGACCCAAGTTCTGCCTCTGTTTCGATCACTGTGCTGGCATCCGGTACCCTTCCACATATGCTGCTCGGTGAGATTGACACCGTGGTTATTGGTCAGGTCAAAGTCGGAGGTCTTGTGACTCGTGATATCGCGATTTATAATACAGGCGGAGCCGACCTAACGCTGAATGCGGTGACCGTATCGCCAACGCCGCCCTTCACCGTGAGCTCACAGAACTATGTCACGGCTGGTGGAACAGTCTATGCAACCATCAGCTTTTCGCCGGCATCTGTTGGGATCTTCGATGGAGTCTTTACCGTATCAGGCGACGATCCGAAATATCCAACAGAGTCGCTGTTCATTCGAGGTTCGGGGATCAACAGTGCGCTATCCATTACTCCAGCCACCGTCAGTTTCGGCTCGGTAGCGGTATCCAAGACTGCGTTCGACACAATTCTCCTATCAAACAGTGGCACTGCGAGTGTGAATATTCTTGGCTACAAACTCTCTTCCTATGCTGCGTTTGGCATCATCGATTCGAGCGTTCATCAAATTGCTCCTGGTGCAACGGCGAAGCTCGTTCTTAGCTTCACTCCAGCGGGTCCCATTGCTTACAATGGTACGCTTACGCTTACTACGGATGAAGCTACACCCACCCGGGTGGTCAATGTCAGCGGGATCGGCGTGAAGGGTGCCCTGAGCGTCCTGCCTTCCAGCATTGACTTTGGCCCTATCGATACTGGAATGAGTTCGACGATGACTGTCAGCGTTCACAATACTGGCACTGCCGCAATCCAAATCTCCGGAATCAGTATCAACCCCACAGGGTCCGCATTCAGCTATACAACGAAGACAACGCTGCCAACGTCGTTGGCTGCCGGCGATTCACTAGATGCTGATGTCACGTTCGCACCCCGTTCCGGGGGCGAGCAAATCGGCGCCTTGAGTATCACCCTTGCTGATAATACCACGTCATCTGTTGCTTTGCACGGTTCCGGCGTTGTCAAGGCCTCCAGCAATAGTGTCAGAGCGGAAGACGCAATCCTGACGGGCCTCGCCATTGCCCCCAACCCATCGCATGGGTCATCCACATGTACACTGACGCTTGCGCGACCTGATCAGGTACACCTGGCGGTCATCGATCCCCTAGGCCGCGAAGTGATGGTACAAGACCTCGGCATGCTTTCAGAGGGATCTCATCAGATCGAACTCACAACGCCAGGACTTGCGGCTGGTGTCTATTTCGTTCGCGTCGAGTGCGCTGGCGCACCAAGTATGCAATCGCAGTTCATTCTGGAACGATAG
- a CDS encoding MFS transporter, with translation MSIQTARFEQLSARNDKRNFRLGVTNGVVYSLGTYFISRTTVIPSFFSHLTHSGALIGLVSQFESIGWYLPQFIAASFVLHLPRKLHLYRIGWWVRGLALFGLAAVTLASPNPGLLLVLGIILYGMFALGSGLSGVVFLELVAKTIPSTRRGRFFGLRLSLGSLLSITVGAGAISLILGLGHFPTNFGFVFLIGAAIVTIGLGFMAFMREPRSRNMPDERTLAEHFREGWRVYRQDTQFSAYLNARLIMGTWTIGVPFLVLFAHDRLGFQTRDLGLFIAADCIGTVAGNFLWERLTDKVSSKACLEGAAIVGALLPLIVLVYLWVPLPPFLFASVFALAAAFDAGTSIGGMSYLIEISPEHDRATHIGLFNSMMALPCFLSAGAGALLDLTGFGLLYGLVFAISIVSFFAIRSLQPK, from the coding sequence GTGTCGATTCAGACAGCACGCTTCGAGCAACTCTCCGCTCGTAACGATAAGCGAAATTTCCGTTTGGGCGTGACGAATGGCGTTGTCTATAGTCTCGGCACATATTTTATTTCTCGCACAACGGTCATTCCGAGTTTCTTCTCACACCTGACCCACTCGGGTGCACTCATCGGACTCGTTTCGCAATTCGAATCGATCGGCTGGTATTTGCCACAGTTCATCGCGGCTTCATTCGTATTACATTTGCCCCGTAAATTGCATTTGTATCGGATTGGCTGGTGGGTCCGAGGTCTGGCGCTGTTTGGGCTCGCGGCAGTAACGCTTGCCTCCCCGAACCCTGGATTATTGCTCGTACTTGGGATAATCCTATATGGTATGTTTGCGCTCGGATCGGGACTGAGTGGCGTCGTCTTTCTCGAACTTGTTGCCAAGACCATTCCATCTACTCGTCGTGGCCGCTTCTTCGGTCTGCGACTTTCGCTTGGCTCGTTGCTTTCAATTACCGTCGGTGCCGGGGCAATATCGTTGATACTTGGCTTAGGTCATTTCCCAACCAATTTCGGATTTGTGTTTTTGATCGGTGCTGCGATTGTGACGATCGGCCTCGGCTTCATGGCATTCATGCGGGAGCCTCGTTCGCGGAACATGCCGGACGAACGGACACTCGCCGAGCATTTCCGCGAAGGCTGGCGAGTCTACCGACAGGACACGCAATTCTCTGCGTATCTCAATGCCCGCCTCATCATGGGCACATGGACGATCGGTGTGCCATTCCTTGTGCTCTTTGCCCATGACCGATTGGGTTTCCAAACACGCGATCTTGGCCTATTCATTGCCGCCGATTGCATTGGCACTGTCGCCGGAAATTTCTTGTGGGAGCGGCTGACCGACAAAGTTAGCTCGAAGGCATGCCTCGAAGGCGCAGCAATTGTAGGAGCATTACTACCACTGATTGTGCTCGTCTATCTCTGGGTTCCACTTCCGCCGTTCCTGTTCGCGAGCGTCTTTGCACTGGCCGCAGCTTTTGATGCCGGTACCAGCATCGGTGGCATGAGTTATCTTATTGAAATCAGTCCAGAGCATGATCGGGCTACTCATATCGGGCTATTTAATTCGATGATGGCGTTGCCGTGCTTTCTCTCGGCAGGTGCCGGGGCATTACTTGATCTTACTGGATTCGGTCTTCTCTACGGGCTGGTCTTTGCCATCTCAATTGTGTCATTCTTTGCCATCCGCAGTCTGCAACCGAAATAG
- a CDS encoding aspartate-semialdehyde dehydrogenase → MKLAIVGATGAVGQELLRVLEAREFPVTELRLFASAKSAGKHCAFRGEQVAIETISPTAFDGLDIAFFSAGSETSKALRKQVVDAGCIMIDNSSAFRMDADVPLVIPEINAVDLQSHQGVIAVPNCSTIIMLMAVAPLRKFGKIKRIVVSTYQAVSGAGAKAMKELERQSRAYLAGEDLRAEVLPHPIAFNLFCHNAAVNEHGYNGEEWKMIHETKKILHDESIAVTATCVRVPVFRAHSEAINIEFEGLRPSVTEVWESLATYPGVQVVDDAAKNYFPMPKDAAGRYDVLVGHVRHDASNERAIDLFASGDQLLKGAALDAVQIAESLLKLGLVKAQ, encoded by the coding sequence ATGAAGTTAGCCATTGTAGGTGCGACAGGTGCCGTCGGACAGGAATTGCTACGCGTTCTTGAGGCTCGCGAGTTTCCGGTGACGGAATTGCGACTGTTCGCGAGCGCGAAATCCGCTGGTAAGCATTGCGCATTTCGCGGAGAGCAAGTCGCAATCGAAACGATCAGTCCGACCGCATTCGATGGTCTTGACATCGCATTCTTTAGCGCCGGCAGCGAGACGAGCAAGGCGCTACGGAAACAAGTCGTGGATGCCGGCTGCATCATGATCGATAACTCCAGTGCGTTCCGGATGGATGCAGATGTCCCGCTTGTCATCCCAGAAATCAATGCAGTCGATCTCCAAAGCCATCAGGGTGTGATCGCAGTGCCGAATTGCTCGACGATTATTATGCTGATGGCAGTTGCACCGCTCCGCAAGTTTGGGAAGATCAAGCGGATTGTGGTCTCGACCTACCAAGCTGTGAGCGGCGCAGGTGCAAAGGCTATGAAAGAACTCGAAAGACAATCGCGCGCATACTTAGCCGGTGAAGATCTTCGCGCGGAGGTCCTTCCACACCCGATTGCATTCAACCTTTTCTGCCATAATGCTGCCGTTAATGAGCATGGCTATAATGGCGAAGAATGGAAGATGATACACGAGACGAAGAAGATTCTGCATGACGAATCGATCGCGGTCACGGCGACCTGTGTCCGCGTGCCTGTTTTTCGTGCACATTCGGAGGCCATCAATATTGAATTCGAAGGGTTGCGACCTTCTGTAACCGAGGTGTGGGAATCGCTTGCAACGTATCCGGGCGTTCAAGTCGTTGATGATGCCGCGAAGAATTACTTTCCAATGCCAAAGGACGCCGCAGGCCGGTACGACGTGCTGGTTGGCCATGTGCGACATGATGCGAGCAACGAACGTGCAATCGATCTGTTTGCCAGTGGCGATCAACTCCTCAAAGGCGCCGCGCTCGATGCCGTGCAAATTGCCGAAAGCTTGCTCAAGCTTGGGCTCGTGAAGGCACAATAG
- the lysA gene encoding diaminopimelate decarboxylase, which translates to MTDVLDQEVFRYTNDSTPQLMVEGVPLSKLANEFGTPLYVYSKRQIIENFQAFNATLKSSGKEHYVSYALKANSNIELLRILAAEGAGADVVSAGELLVAVAAGFSPDKITFDGTGKTDAEIELALKASIHAFNVESLEELTVINEIATRIGVRAKVSIRVNPNVDAKSHPYISTGLKENKFGIDMGEAREAFLYASSHAAIEVVGIHVHIGSQITSLDPFIKAARSTVKFVNSLRVKSGILLEHLNFGGGQGIHYRNVVRHPQLPPDEMGEEGEYVPSLSEFVGAVLPILDQTGLKIIFEPGRAIVANSCALLATVLYTKANSVKHFVITDTGMTELIRPCLYDAYHQVVPLALEAKAPSQRVDIVGPICETSDFLAQAREMPPMKRGDRIAVLCAGAYGYTLASNYNLRPRAAEILVDGDTYRVIRERESIETVAGVSESVVAAANGR; encoded by the coding sequence ATGACCGACGTATTAGACCAGGAAGTATTTCGTTACACCAATGACAGTACGCCCCAGTTGATGGTAGAGGGCGTGCCACTTTCGAAACTAGCCAACGAATTTGGCACTCCGCTGTATGTCTATTCAAAGCGGCAGATCATCGAGAATTTCCAAGCGTTTAATGCGACGCTCAAGTCCTCAGGCAAAGAGCATTACGTTAGTTATGCTCTCAAAGCCAATTCGAACATCGAGCTCCTGCGCATTTTGGCTGCCGAGGGCGCGGGCGCTGATGTCGTTAGTGCCGGAGAATTGTTGGTCGCAGTGGCTGCTGGCTTTAGTCCGGATAAGATTACGTTTGATGGCACCGGCAAGACCGATGCCGAAATCGAGCTTGCTCTTAAAGCTAGTATTCATGCCTTTAACGTCGAGAGCCTGGAAGAGCTAACCGTTATCAACGAGATTGCGACGCGCATCGGAGTACGCGCGAAAGTCTCGATTCGAGTCAACCCGAATGTCGATGCCAAAAGCCATCCGTACATTTCGACAGGCCTCAAAGAGAATAAATTTGGGATCGACATGGGCGAAGCCCGCGAGGCGTTTCTCTATGCATCGTCACATGCAGCCATCGAAGTCGTAGGCATTCACGTTCATATTGGCTCACAAATCACATCGCTCGATCCCTTTATCAAGGCCGCTCGCTCGACCGTGAAGTTTGTCAACTCGCTTCGTGTCAAGTCTGGCATTCTGCTGGAGCATTTAAACTTCGGCGGTGGACAAGGTATTCACTACCGCAATGTAGTTCGACATCCGCAACTTCCACCCGATGAAATGGGAGAAGAGGGCGAGTACGTGCCGTCACTCAGCGAGTTTGTCGGAGCTGTACTTCCGATTCTGGATCAAACTGGACTCAAGATCATATTCGAACCTGGCCGTGCTATTGTCGCAAATTCATGCGCGTTGCTGGCCACCGTACTCTATACAAAGGCGAATTCCGTCAAGCATTTTGTCATTACCGATACGGGCATGACTGAGTTAATCCGCCCGTGTTTATATGATGCTTACCATCAAGTTGTACCACTTGCGTTGGAGGCGAAAGCACCCTCACAGAGGGTCGATATCGTTGGACCAATTTGTGAAACAAGTGACTTTCTCGCTCAGGCGCGAGAGATGCCTCCCATGAAGAGAGGCGATCGCATCGCAGTGCTTTGTGCGGGCGCCTATGGTTATACGTTGGCATCAAACTACAATTTACGGCCACGTGCCGCAGAAATTTTGGTTGATGGGGATACCTACCGAGTGATCCGTGAACGGGAATCGATCGAAACGGTCGCTGGCGTGAGTGAATCCGTGGTCGCAGCCGCAAACGGACGATGA
- the serS gene encoding serine--tRNA ligase, with translation MLDIKLIRENPEVVRAAIRAKHSEDIIDQVLGLDRDRRSIIQDVETLKSRRNSVSEEISKLKRAKENADEKIAEMKGVGDEIAELDGKLREKELRLNLMLDSIPNIPHPSVPIGNDAADNVETKRWSPNGDESAFMKRDGLDHLALAERHKLFDFKRGAKITAAGFPVYMGRGAQLERAFINFMLDLHTRAHGYTEVLPPFFVNAAALRGTGQFPKFADQVYYMPEDQLYAIPTAEVPVTNLYADEVLQVEQLPLLHCAFSACFRREAGSYGKDTRGFLRVHEFNKVELVKFVLPETSYEEHEKLTADAERVLELLGIAYRRVLCCTGDQSFSNTKQYDLEVWAPVEGKWLEASSCSNFEDYQARRANIRFRRDQKAKPEFVHTLNGSGLATSRLMVAFLETFQQNDGTIAIPEVLHPYLPFTTID, from the coding sequence ATGCTCGATATAAAACTTATCCGTGAAAATCCCGAGGTAGTTCGCGCCGCGATTCGCGCGAAGCATTCGGAAGACATTATCGATCAGGTCCTCGGACTCGATCGCGATCGCCGTTCGATCATTCAAGATGTCGAGACGCTGAAAAGCCGCCGCAACTCAGTCTCGGAAGAGATTTCTAAGCTCAAACGTGCGAAGGAGAACGCAGACGAAAAGATTGCGGAAATGAAAGGTGTCGGCGATGAGATCGCCGAACTCGATGGCAAGTTGCGTGAGAAAGAGCTCAGGCTCAACTTGATGCTCGATTCCATTCCGAACATTCCTCATCCATCGGTTCCGATTGGTAACGATGCTGCCGATAATGTGGAGACGAAACGCTGGTCACCGAATGGCGATGAGAGCGCATTTATGAAACGAGATGGTCTCGATCATCTTGCGCTGGCCGAGCGGCATAAGTTGTTCGACTTCAAACGAGGTGCAAAGATTACGGCTGCGGGCTTTCCTGTCTATATGGGTCGCGGAGCGCAACTCGAGCGAGCTTTCATCAATTTCATGCTCGATCTGCACACACGCGCGCACGGGTACACCGAAGTGCTTCCGCCCTTCTTTGTCAATGCTGCGGCGCTTCGTGGCACTGGCCAGTTTCCTAAGTTCGCGGATCAGGTCTATTACATGCCGGAGGATCAACTCTATGCGATTCCCACGGCGGAAGTGCCGGTGACGAATCTGTACGCGGATGAAGTCCTGCAAGTGGAACAACTACCACTGTTACATTGCGCGTTCAGTGCCTGTTTTCGACGCGAGGCCGGCTCGTACGGCAAGGACACTCGCGGCTTTTTGCGCGTGCACGAGTTTAACAAGGTCGAACTTGTAAAATTCGTGTTGCCAGAAACCTCCTACGAGGAGCACGAAAAGTTGACAGCCGATGCGGAGCGGGTTCTCGAATTACTCGGGATCGCCTATCGTCGAGTCCTATGCTGTACGGGCGATCAAAGTTTCTCGAATACTAAACAATACGATCTCGAAGTCTGGGCGCCGGTCGAAGGCAAGTGGCTCGAAGCATCGAGCTGCTCCAATTTCGAGGATTACCAGGCACGCCGGGCAAACATCCGATTTCGACGCGATCAGAAAGCGAAACCAGAATTTGTCCATACACTCAATGGCTCCGGACTCGCCACTTCACGCCTGATGGTGGCTTTCTTAGAAACCTTTCAGCAAAACGATGGAACAATCGCTATCCCAGAAGTTTTGCACCCCTACTTGCCGTTTACAACTATCGACTAA
- a CDS encoding NAD(P)-dependent oxidoreductase has product MIIRGKSRELVLITGAHGFLGQHVVRLFLEESKCDLVITAREKETLFADIGSEPRVLGYHALDIAQHAMVKDTIAKVRPDVIVNCAAFVKVDEAEIMREAAWRANVSGVEYLSEAARKVDARIVHISSDLVFDGLHAPYTESDAPHPINYYGRTKLASENVLRTSGLEHTIFRTCLLYGAAEQAKANYALSVVLSLEAGKPVFAATDMFSTPTLVDDLALAIVRATERRRLGLYHVAGPEMLPRYEFAQRIAEVFRLDSSLVYPTTIAELKKRGPSGENSPTAPPPPRAERPARNGLVSLKAQTDLALKISKIEDGLQVMERGLHELLGTGAAYIYE; this is encoded by the coding sequence ATGATCATTCGAGGTAAATCGCGCGAGCTTGTACTCATCACGGGCGCCCATGGATTTCTTGGGCAGCACGTCGTGCGGCTATTCCTTGAAGAATCCAAGTGCGATTTGGTGATCACGGCCCGCGAGAAGGAGACTCTTTTTGCGGACATCGGTTCCGAGCCTCGTGTGCTGGGGTATCACGCGCTTGATATTGCGCAGCACGCGATGGTCAAAGATACGATTGCTAAGGTCAGGCCCGACGTCATTGTGAATTGTGCGGCGTTCGTCAAAGTGGACGAGGCGGAGATTATGCGTGAAGCAGCCTGGCGCGCGAATGTCTCTGGGGTCGAATATCTTTCCGAAGCCGCGCGTAAGGTCGATGCCCGCATCGTTCATATTTCGAGCGATCTTGTGTTCGATGGGTTACACGCTCCATATACAGAATCCGATGCGCCGCATCCGATCAATTATTACGGTCGGACGAAACTCGCCAGCGAAAATGTGTTGCGGACTTCGGGTCTGGAGCATACGATTTTTCGGACCTGCCTGCTTTATGGAGCAGCCGAGCAAGCAAAAGCGAACTATGCGCTTTCCGTGGTACTTTCGCTCGAAGCGGGCAAACCTGTCTTCGCAGCAACCGATATGTTTTCCACGCCAACGCTCGTAGACGATCTGGCGCTGGCGATCGTACGTGCCACTGAACGAAGGCGCCTCGGACTCTATCACGTGGCGGGGCCGGAGATGCTTCCGCGATATGAATTTGCGCAACGGATTGCGGAGGTGTTTCGACTGGATTCCTCCTTGGTCTATCCGACCACAATTGCGGAGCTGAAAAAACGCGGTCCTTCTGGTGAGAACAGCCCCACGGCACCTCCGCCACCTCGCGCAGAACGCCCGGCACGCAACGGACTCGTTTCACTCAAGGCACAGACTGACCTCGCGCTTAAGATTTCAAAAATCGAAGACGGCCTGCAAGTTATGGAGCGCGGGCTGCATGAACTCCTTGGCACGGGTGCCGCATACATTTACGAATAA